The nucleotide window AGTAATAATCTTTTCCGCGTGTTAATGAAGGTCGTGTTAGGCAGCTAATGCTGAACTAAACTTTGAGATTTCAGTCTTTTATCCAGGGAAACAAGGGTAGTTGTTTGTCTTATAGTTTTGATGCAAAAAGCTAGCACTGTGGAACATagatttattttttatcttttatccccccccccccctttttctcTGGGTCTGAGCTGAGCAGTGAATTGGTTTTTGCCCATTAGTTTTGCTACATTAAAGAAGAGACTAGCATCAACAAGTTTTGAGAGTCAGCTTAGTTTATCAACTAATATTCTGTGGCACGGATGTTAGAAGCAAATACCAATAGCGATCTAGCATGTATCCCCAAAGAAGCTTTTTACTGAAAAATTGAAACATGAGTATGGGAGTATTTTATAACGTAATTTCAATCTTAAATATAAGTATTTATGTATGTATATAACCCCTAGAGCTCGGAGACCTGTTTCCTGTTAGAGATTGTCGGCTTGGACCTTGGGGTGTGAATAGTATTCCGTTTCTTCAGTAGATGTTTGCTTTCTTTTTTCCTCAGGTTGACTTGTTCTCGATTAAGTGTTGAATGCTTTGCATATTAAGGATATCAAGGTCAAGTCTTTCTAATTCTATGGCTTGAAGGGAATATCTAAACATATGAATCTTGTTTTGGTCATGCATCTCTTCTGTTTTAGTGTGTCTCGGTTCCGGTGTTCTGAAAGAGGTAAAACTTTGTAGAAATACGCTTATGGCAAAAGATCTCGGGTAAATCAGAAATGTGTATATGGTAATGAAGGCGAAGAAGTATTACTCTGACTCTCCCTTGCCCCTTGTTGACTTCTAAGTTGGCAATGTTGGCTCCTAAAAAAGAAGTAACTAAAGTTCTCCTTTAGTCAGAGTTAGAACCTTAATAAGTAAAATTCTAACAATCCGATTTATTATAATACAATGTTCAAATACATATCTGAGATAATGAAATACCTTTAGCTTTCTGTTATTATTGTTAGTGACTAGTCATCAACAGCTATCCAATAAGTTGCTCAAATCTGGGGACTACTTTAGGATTCCACAataaactattttcctttagctGCTCATGCTCGGTTCATCTGTTACGTTCAGTGTATACCAACTTATATCTCATCTTGATGCCCTTCCTTCAAGGGTCCAACAGTTTTATGTTTTTCCTTACCTAAAATGAATTTCAATTTATGTCTGCGTATCAAATTGTTCTCAGGTGTATGATGTAACTCCATTTATGGATGATCATCCTGGTGGTGATGAAGTTTTGCTTTCAGCAACTGGTAATCCCTTTTTTCTCGCTTCAGTTTATTTGGGTCATAAGTGTTGTCAGAGGCGTATGCTGAATTTTGGACCTTCAAATCCGGAGTGTGCCTCTGAGTGTCGTGTGACATGAATACTGAATTTTGGTTTATTATTGAACAGGGAAAGATGCAACCAATGACTTTGAAGATGTTGGCCACAGTGATTCTGCTAGAGAGATGATGGATAAGTATTACATTGGGGATATCGATGTGTCAACAGTTCCACTAAAACGTTCTTATGTTCCACCGCAACAAGCCCCATACAATCCAGACAAGACTCCagaattcattatcaaaattctacaGTTCCTTGTACCCCTCTTGATCTTGGGCTTGGCCTTTGCAGTACGACACTACACCAAGGAGAAGTAATTCTTTTGGATTCCAGTTTGCATCAGTCCGCTTATTCTTGATTTATGTAGTTGTTGAACGAACACTTGGTTTATCTTGTTTTAGTTCATTATCGAGCTGCAACAACTGAATGTGATGATCAATTTTCTACTGTCCTTTGCAACTGCTTTGTCTGGTACCTCTTGGAAACACTAGCTTTGACTTTGGCTTGTGTTTTTTAATATTTGAGAGTATCTCGTTTCCTTttttagatttttgtgtgttCTTCTATTCTATACCGGAAGGGGAGCTTTGGTGTAACTAGTAAAGTTGCCACGTGACCAGGAGGTTACAGGTTAGAGCtatggaaacagcctcttgcaaaaatacAGGGTAAGACTGTGGTTTACGGTCCGGCCCTTCATCGGATCCCGCGCATAGCGGCGCttagtgcatcgggctgccctttTCTTCTATTCTATACCGGTTATAGCGGCGCTTAGTGTATCGAGCTGCCCTTTTCTTCTATTCTATACCGGTTATGGCGCTGCCCTTTTCTTCTATTCTATACTGGTTAATTAGTTGCAACCAACCTACTGAATTTTGGGGTAAAAATTATGTTTTTGCTCGCGCCCTTGGAGATGGCAAGTTTTGCCTGCCCGCTTTTTGCCAACTATAGAGATTATGCTTACAGATGcagattttctttttctcctaaAATTTCAGCTGCTTTGTTCTCTTTGCTATATATCCAACTCCTTATGCATTAAGCGGAATAGACTTTTGACTGCAATTTCAAGTGTTACGATGATCACAAAAATAGTAGTGAATGAGTGAGGAGAATCATGAAATCTCATGTTTAAATCTTAGCACGATAAAATATACTGGGTAATTTATTCTTATCTGTCTAAGCCTTGAAGGATAAAATTACTAGATACTTGTCAAAGAATTAAGTGAACTCATGCGTTGCTCATacgtttttttttttcattagtgtattagaattatcaaaataaaataacgaGTTGTAGGACATGATCTTAGAGTATCCAATACTGACAAAAACTTGAACCAGGTTTCAGAGCTTTTTCAATTACGGGGAAGTATAAGTACCAATTTTACCCtatattctttcttttaaaacctagtttagtctattttgtatatagtTTGAAACTTCTTTTCACCTATTGACCGGGTATTTAAAAGATGTGTTAGAGCTTATTTGAGATTGATATTCATGTTCATCATCATACATTTTAACATTGTTGggtgaattaaaataaaaaattaaaactcCATTGTTGGGGGTTTTAAAAGCTTGAAAACTTATAATTGGGTTTTGTGCTTTGTTGatattttgacaaattgatgattgaggTTCGTCGGGGATGTCATTTTTAATTTGTGGTTAATATTTAAAGCTATTTGGTGAAGATTTGAGCTATTAGGTGATATTTTTCGTGAGTAAAAATTCGTAAGAGACCAAACccaatttttatatataacattcTGTAAAATTATAATAATGTGTATAATTTATAATGCATAATGTTGTATAACAGGTGCATGTACATTGTTTCAAAAAAACCATCAGTTATGCGACTGTAAACTTAAAAACATGACTACGTAGATACAATTTGTTATATAGGACTATACTTCTGTagaaatctctctaaaatatattCATTGTTTTCCTAACTACTAGCTTGCACCACGGGCATCTTCATGTGATCTTCCTCCTCCTCAGAGAATAGATCTAACGGAGGAGTTATTTGGACCTTGCTTTCCTTTGGATCCCAATCAAGCATGATTTTGACCTTTGATGCCAAGTGCTCTGTGTCTCTCAAGTCATGAACATCTTACAAGTGTGTTCGAGGTTTCCGGTACTCTTTTAACTGTTAGAAAGATGAAACCTGCTCATTTAATTAAATTAAACTTAAAAGGAAGTCATTAGTTGACAGGGATACTTTAATATTGACACCTGATCTGAAGTAATCCTTCTGGAGATAGTGAAAGAAAATGCAATATTGCACAGATTTATGAGCACGGTGATGTTTTTGACCAGCTGCAGCAATAGCTCAGCAGAGCTGAAATATTCTGCAGCTGCACAATTAAGTTTGGTATATCATAGGAAAACTTCATTTAAGCAAAGTATAGATATTTTAAGATATAGCTACTGCTTTGATGATTAAGAAGCCAATTTTTCGTCAAAGTAGCAAATCAACCACAATGCAGCTGCAACCCATGCTTTTCTTTCACAATTCCATCCCTTCGTTCAGGGAGAACACTCCTTGCAACCAAACCCCATTTTCTTGGGGATGTTGCAATAGGAGATTCATACAAATACTTCAACTAAAGGCCACCTTAGGCGCATTAACAATAGaaccaaattaaaattttaacaccaaGCATGGTACACAATCTGGAATACAGGCTACCAGCGAATAGCTACACTAAGTTCAACCATTTGCAGCCTGCATGTAGGATATAGTCGCATAAGTTATTTCCTAAGTGCAAATTCTTTTGACATTTGCCTGTTTTTTAGCCAAAAGAATGCAGCGACAGTACTTGACCATAAACTGTCTTCAGGTAGAGCGGTTCTTCATGTGTACCAGAGATGCCTGCAGATTTCAATAGCATCATTCCACGTAATAACTTCCGAGAAAGCAAAGAGAATAAATTAGTGTAAAATCCGGGAAAACGCCATAACAAAGTGTGTCTATATCTTCTCATGGAGAGTGACCACCAAGTCATGCGCATCATCTAAAAGCTTCCATACATCCAGTTGACCAGCCATGCTCTGACACTCCCTTAAAATTTCATCCATGCTACTATACTTCTCTATGATCTGTTTCCTCCGTTGCAATACAGATGCTGCAATTGCATAAAGCAAAAGATCATCTGTTGGTGGGGCACGCAGCCTAATCCTACTCCAGGCAGACTTCCCAATCCCGGCCCTAATAGCCGCTTGGTCTGCCCACATTACTTCCCATATGCAAAGTGTTTGCTCAAAAGTTAATTCCCTCCTGAAAAGCACTACCACCATCCTGTACACAAAAAAGCAATCCTCTGCTTGGAGCTTCTCCAGGTGTCGATAGAGATGCGAATCCTTGTGCTTGATGATCTTAGAGATAATGTTTAGCTGCCTCCTGATTCCAACCTCATCAAGCCTGAAGTTATGCCGAGCCTTCTTCATGAAACCAACAAAGCACCAAAAAGCTTCATGGTCCTCTGTCATTACAGTAATGATCGGTGAAAGCAAATCGCTCATCCCCTGACAATAGCCAATTTCAGGATCATATAGAGCATAGGCTTCAAGAATGGAGACTAACCGAGCAGCATGCAGGATCCTAGGGGGCTCTAGGTGTTCATAGTCCTTCAACCCAACAGCCTCTGCAAAACGGTGTGCCCTGCTCTCTGATACTACAGCTTGAGATGGGGAATATGCTATCCACTCTGCATTAGCACGAATTGCATCAAGCCGAATTATTCGTTGCCATGTACCAAAATCTTCTGCACTACAGGGCCTTGAAGAAACTTCTGTCTTTGAAGGAGAAGAGTCCTCCTTAGAAGTCACTTCAGCAACTTCGGCAGTATTCTCATCCATGCTTTCTGCGGAGGGGACAGTTTGACTAATATCAGGATCTGCAGAGGAATCCGAGTCTGATGACTCAGAGTCAGAGACATCATTTGGCTCCATCACTCGTTTGGAAAATTCATCTGTACCACCGGGGTTGTCAGAATCCTCGATGTATGGGCACCTGTCCTCGCTAGAGAGAGATTCCCGGGCAGTAACAACATCTTCATAGTCGGGCGAATCCGTTCCTTCAGTGATATTGCCTTCACCATCGCTTCCCATTTCACCGGTTTCCTTCATTTTAAAAGTTCCATTGCGTTTCAGCAGTCGGCGACAATCTCTCCGAAGGCTCTCATATTCCCTCCTGCACTCACAGATCGACTATAAGGAGTACGAATCATGCAGTTAAAAGGTAGTTGGAACAATATTAACACACAGATAACTACGACCCGTCAACTGATTACACACAGAACCCTCTACATTTttacaagataaaaataaagggTTTTCTTGCATCTCAGTCCTTTTTTCGGCTAGGGAGGATGAATCTGGTTATATTAccttttctgatttcttataCAGTCTCTTTCTTCTTTGGAGCTGTTCAACTCATAGCTGCAGAGAGACATAAAGTAAGTCAATCTACTACAACCAAAACATTCACTGTCGGGCAAAAAAGGGGGGAAAAGCATTTGTAGTTGCAGGAACTCATTTTGTCAAATAAGGAAACGCCACAAGGTATGCATTGTCACCGAACTTGACAAGCAAAGTAATTACACTGATGCAAAAGCCTGGGAACTGCTCTAAGGATTTGGGTGAGGGATGCATTAGACAATATAAGTGCTTTATCATAAAAAGGTACTCATTTCTTCTCCATATAGGTATCTCATCTGATTTAAACTTAAGACACGACTATTAAAGTAAATGTTGAAATTTACAATGTATATTTTTAATGGAAGTAGACCTGACAATAGATATAGGTTTTTTCAAGAATTtgaattttatcttttttttggtTAATGATAAAATTCATTTTTGGTTTAACCATCCGCTGTTCCGAACCAACTGGCCTGACTAATCGGTATTCACAAAGTAGAAACCTCACTATGGGGGGGTTTTCACTACCAATGAGGACTCCATTCCTAAGGCCCGAACCCGAGATATGGTAAAATTGTTATTTCAAATAAAAGTGGGCTTAGAAGAAGATATAATGTTGACTTCTTAAAAGACCTTTTTGATAACAGAATAGAGAAAAAGCTTTGGAAAGTGTAAGGAAAAAAGTATCCCTTCTGGGGATTATAGACAAAGATTTAGATCAACCCAAATATAAACTATgacatttaatttattttttttaaataaaatgaatttgggcaAAAATTTTAATTGTCTTTGCAATTCACTTTCCCACTCTGTCGAATCAAACTACTAAGTTCCCGCGTCAGGTTACTTTGTCATCAAAaactaaatttgaaaaataatgtgCAACAAAAAAACACGTGTGATGTTTTGATACAAAGTTTCTCCACATTATATACAGTTTTAAGTAGTACTATTCCTGCGAGTACTATTCAGGAAAT belongs to Nicotiana tabacum cultivar K326 chromosome 6, ASM71507v2, whole genome shotgun sequence and includes:
- the LOC107823219 gene encoding cytochrome b5-like, yielding MASDGKVHGFEEVAKHNKTKDCWLIISGKVYDVTPFMDDHPGGDEVLLSATGKDATNDFEDVGHSDSAREMMDKYYIGDIDVSTVPLKRSYVPPQQAPYNPDKTPEFIIKILQFLVPLLILGLAFAVRHYTKEK
- the LOC107823218 gene encoding rab GTPase-activating protein 22 isoform X2, whose protein sequence is MRALKRSQTSSSSNSSSPSSSSPSSSSSSSWIHLRSVLFVVASSPASSSSSNRGHLKSPWSRRKRKRALAPQQWRGFFTPEGKLRDGGVKFLKKVRSGGVDPSIRAEVWPFLLGVYELNSSKEERDCIRNQKRREYESLRRDCRRLLKRNGTFKMKETGEMGSDGEGNITEGTDSPDYEDVVTARESLSSEDRCPYIEDSDNPGGTDEFSKRVMEPNDVSDSESSDSDSSADPDISQTVPSAESMDENTAEVAEVTSKEDSSPSKTEVSSRPCSAEDFGTWQRIIRLDAIRANAEWIAYSPSQAVVSESRAHRFAEAVGLKDYEHLEPPRILHAARLVSILEAYALYDPEIGYCQGMSDLLSPIITVMTEDHEAFWCFVGFMKKARHNFRLDEVGIRRQLNIISKIIKHKDSHLYRHLEKLQAEDCFFVYRMVVVLFRRELTFEQTLCIWEVMWADQAAIRAGIGKSAWSRIRLRAPPTDDLLLYAIAASVLQRRKQIIEKYSSMDEILRECQSMAGQLDVWKLLDDAHDLVVTLHEKI
- the LOC107823218 gene encoding rab GTPase-activating protein 22 isoform X1, with translation MLVFLFFTSVSGAPTNAVESIGTKISKLGGVFIGGGGNGGGFWMDRQPSNAGIAFAVTALAGLALAAAVFYSTRGHLKSPWSRRKRKRALAPQQWRGFFTPEGKLRDGGVKFLKKVRSGGVDPSIRAEVWPFLLGVYELNSSKEERDCIRNQKRREYESLRRDCRRLLKRNGTFKMKETGEMGSDGEGNITEGTDSPDYEDVVTARESLSSEDRCPYIEDSDNPGGTDEFSKRVMEPNDVSDSESSDSDSSADPDISQTVPSAESMDENTAEVAEVTSKEDSSPSKTEVSSRPCSAEDFGTWQRIIRLDAIRANAEWIAYSPSQAVVSESRAHRFAEAVGLKDYEHLEPPRILHAARLVSILEAYALYDPEIGYCQGMSDLLSPIITVMTEDHEAFWCFVGFMKKARHNFRLDEVGIRRQLNIISKIIKHKDSHLYRHLEKLQAEDCFFVYRMVVVLFRRELTFEQTLCIWEVMWADQAAIRAGIGKSAWSRIRLRAPPTDDLLLYAIAASVLQRRKQIIEKYSSMDEILRECQSMAGQLDVWKLLDDAHDLVVTLHEKI